From the genome of Terriglobales bacterium:
TCACCACGGGAATTTTCGCGGCCTCGGCGAGGAAGTCGCGCCCGTCTTCGCGCGTGTTGTTGGCCACGCTGCGGATCGAGCGCTCCTGGTAGAGGCTGGCGTAGGGCAACGCCGGGATGTCGCTCATGTGGATCCCGCCCAGCACGAGCCTGCCGCCTTTTTTCAGCGCCGTGAGCGCCGGCGGGACCAGGTCCCCGGCGGGCGCGAAGATGATGGAAGCGTCCAGGTGCGCCGGCGGCAGCGCCCTGGCGTCGCCCACCCAGGCCGCGCCCAGCCGCAGCGCCAGCTCGCGGTGCTTCTCGTCGCGCGTCGAAACGTACACCGCCGCGCCGCGGCCCCGCGCCACCTGGATGCACACGTGCCCCGCCGCGCCGAATCCGTAAATTCCCAGTTTGCTTCCGGCGCCGATATCGGCCAGGCGCAGGCAGCGGAACCCAATGATGCCGGCGCACAACAGCGGCGCGGCCTGCACGTCGGTAAATTGTGCGGGCAGCGGATAGACGAACTCCTCTTCCGCCACCGTGTACTCGGCAAAGCCGCCGTTCACCGTGTAGCCGGTGAACTCCGGCGCGTCGCAAAGGTTCTCGCGGCCGCTCCGGCAATACCGGCACACGCCATCGGTGCGGTGCAGCCAGGCAACGCCTACCCGCGCCCCCGGCGCGAACCGGTTTGCTCCCGGACCGGCAGCGTCCACCGTGCCCACGATCTGGTGCCCGGGAATGATTTCCGCGCGACGGGGCGGCAGCTCTCCTTCCACCACGTGCAGGTCGGTGCGGCACACCGCGCACGCGCTGACCCGCACGCGGACCTGCCCGGGTCCCGGCTCCGGCACCGGCACCTGCCGCACCTGGAGCGGATTGCTCTCCACCGCAGCCGGCGCTGGCAACACCGCGGCCAACATGGCATTCACAATTATCTCGCGCTGCGCACCGCGTTCCGGAATTGTGCAATAACCGGTCAGCGATTCACCCGATATAATCGAAGCCGGGAATGGTCCGCGACGGCATCTACTACGGGGTTGGCATGGCGCTGGCGGCGCTCCTTTTGGGGTGGCTGGCAGGGCCGTGGTACGCCGTGCCGGCGCTGGCCGCGGCGGCATTTTTCATGTGGTTCTTTCGCGACCCTGAGCGCGCCGTTCCCGCCGAAGCCGGCGCCGTGGTCTCGCCCGCCGACGGCAAAGTCACCGACGTTTCCACCGTGCAGGTCGGCGGACAATCCCGCCACCGCATCAGCATCTTTCTCAGCGTCTTCGACGTCCACGTAAACCGCTCGCCCATTTCCGGCGTGGTACGGCATGTGGAGTACCGTCGCGGCAAGTTCGGCAATGCCATGGGCGCCATTTCCGCCGAAGAAAACGAGCAGAACATCGTCACCGTCGAAGGCGAAGGCCAGACCGTGGTCTTCAAGCAGATCGCAGGGCTGCTGGCGCGCCGCATCGTATTCACGCCGCGGGTGGGCGATCAGCTCGCGCGCGGCCAGCGCGTTGGCATGATCAAGTTCGGCTCGCGCGTTGACGTCATCCTCGGCCCCGGCGTCACGCCCGGTGTGGCCGTCGGCCAGCGCGTGCGCGGCGGAGCGAGCATCCTGGGACAGGCGCAGGCGCCGGGTTCGCAGCCGCGGCCGCAGTCTGACCGCGTGCCCGCCGGAGCGCGCGCGTGAACGCCCCCTCCAGCAGTTGGCCGGGCGACGACGTGCGCCGCCGCCGCCGCCTCCGCAAGGGCATGTATCTGCTGCCTTCGCTGTTCACCACCGCCAACATCGCCGCGGGATTTTATGCTCTCTCGCAGGCCATTCAGGGCAGCGCCACCGAGCCGTGGCACTTCGACTGGTCGGCCAAGGCGATCGGCTTCGCCATCCTGTTCGACGGCCTCGACGGCCGCATCGCGCGCATGACCAACACCACCAGCGACTTCGGCAAGCAGCTCGATTCGCTTGCCGACGTGATCACCTTTGGCGTCGCGCCCGCCATGCTCGCCTGGTTGTGGGGCTTCCGCATGCTGCCCGCCATGGCGCAGCCGGACCTGCGTGTGCGGCTCGTCCAGATCGGCGTCATCGCCTGCTTCATGTTTCTGATGGCAGGCGCCAGCCGCCTGGCGCGCTTCAACATTCAGCTCAACCCGCAGCCCTCGAATCCCGGGCGTCCCGGCCGCAAGTATTTCGTCGGCATGCCCATCCCGGCAGGCGCGGGCGCTATCGCCGCCGCCGTCCACTTCTGGAACGGCGTGCCGCTCGACACCTGGTGGTGGGCCGCCGTCTGGACCGCATTCGTTGTCGCGCTCAGCTTCCTCATGGTCAGCACCTGGCGCTTTTACAGCTTCAAAGACATTGACCTGCGCGCGCGCCACCCGTTCTATAGAATCCTTCTCATCGGATTGCTGATCGGCGGCATCTGGTACTTTTCGACGTTCGTGCTGTTCTTCCTGGCGCTGACCTACATGCTGTCCGGCGTGTTCGCGCGGCTGGCGTATGTGCTTCGTCGCCGCCAGGCCGCGCCGGCGGCCTACGAGGAAGCCAGCGAGATGCGCTGATGGCCGTCCCCAAGCCCAAATCCGGACCGCCGCGCGCCGACGACATGGCGCGTTGGGACGCGCTCCGCCGCGTGGCCATCGTCGGCGCCGCCACCCTCAAGGGCAAGGAGCTGAAAGACGTCCTCGAGGAGCGCAAATTTCCCGCGATGGACGTCCGCCTGCTCGACGACGACGAGTCGCTCGGCCAGCTCGATGCCGTCGGCGACGAAGCCACCTTCATCCAGAGCGTCCAGCCCGAGCAGTTCGAGCACGTGGACTTCACCTTCTTCGCTTCCGAAGCGCCTTTCACCGCCTCCCATTGGAAGATGGCGCGCGACGCCGGCAGCGTGGTCATCGACATGTCCTACGCGCTCGAAGACGAGCCCGGCGCGGCCATTCGCTCACCCTGGGTGGAGCGCGAGCTGGGCCGGACTGCGCACGCCAACTCAAACATCGTGCTCGTCGCGCATCCCGCGTCCATCGTGCTCGCCATGCTGCTGGCGCGCGCACAAAAGGCTGCCGCGCTGAAGTCCGCCGTCTCGGTCATCTTCGAGCCCGCCAGCGAGCAGGGACGACGCGGCATGGACGAGCTCCACCAGCAGACCGTGAACCTGCTTTCTTTCCAGGAGCTGCCCAAGGCGGTGTTCGACGCGCAGGTTGCCTTCAACCTTCTCGGGCGCTACGGGAGCGAATCGGCGCGCAGCCTGGAATCCGTGGAAAAGCGCGTCCTGCGCCACCTGGCCGAGATCACCCGCGGCGAGTCATCCGGGCAGCCCGCCCGCCTTCCTGTGCCTTCGCTGATGCTGCTGCAAGGTCCGACCTTCCACTCGCACGCGCTCTCCGTTTACATTGAGCTGGAAAACGCCGTCTCGGCGGGCGATTTTGCGCAGGCGCTGGCGGGCGAGCACGTGCGCCTGGCGCGCCTCAGCGAAGACGCGCCCACCAACGTCGCCGCCGCGGGACAGAACGACATCCTCGTCGCGGTGCGCCGCGATCCGCAGCGCGCCGCGGGATGGTGGCTGTGGGCGGCGGCCGACAATCTGAAGATTTCGGCGCTCACCGCCGCCGAGTGCGCCGAAACCAGCACCGCGCCGCCGCCGAAGACGCGCATTCAGTAGAGACGTGGCTTGCTACGTCTCGGCATTTAGCACCTGGCATTTGGCCCCTGACGGCCCTGCTCGGACCTCGACGGCCAAATGCTAAGTGCTAAGTGCCAACTGCCGCACAACACCGAGCGTCGCCAACCGTGTGCCTTGTCTTGACCGCGCTGCTGCTCGGGGCCACCGGCTGCGGCTACCACACCGCCGGCCACGCCGTCCGCATTCCCGAGAGCATTCACACCATCGCCGTGCCGGCCTTCACCAATCGCACGCACACCTACAAGGTCGAGCAGACGCTCACCGCCGCCGTGGTGCGCGAGTTCAGCAGCCGCACGCCGTACCGCGT
Proteins encoded in this window:
- a CDS encoding zinc-dependent alcohol dehydrogenase family protein gives rise to the protein MLAAVLPAPAAVESNPLQVRQVPVPEPGPGQVRVRVSACAVCRTDLHVVEGELPPRRAEIIPGHQIVGTVDAAGPGANRFAPGARVGVAWLHRTDGVCRYCRSGRENLCDAPEFTGYTVNGGFAEYTVAEEEFVYPLPAQFTDVQAAPLLCAGIIGFRCLRLADIGAGSKLGIYGFGAAGHVCIQVARGRGAAVYVSTRDEKHRELALRLGAAWVGDARALPPAHLDASIIFAPAGDLVPPALTALKKGGRLVLGGIHMSDIPALPYASLYQERSIRSVANNTREDGRDFLAEAAKIPVVTAVQQFRLTQINEALNALKHDGVAGAAVVKM
- a CDS encoding phosphatidylserine decarboxylase, with protein sequence MVRDGIYYGVGMALAALLLGWLAGPWYAVPALAAAAFFMWFFRDPERAVPAEAGAVVSPADGKVTDVSTVQVGGQSRHRISIFLSVFDVHVNRSPISGVVRHVEYRRGKFGNAMGAISAEENEQNIVTVEGEGQTVVFKQIAGLLARRIVFTPRVGDQLARGQRVGMIKFGSRVDVILGPGVTPGVAVGQRVRGGASILGQAQAPGSQPRPQSDRVPAGARA
- a CDS encoding phosphatidylcholine/phosphatidylserine synthase gives rise to the protein MNAPSSSWPGDDVRRRRRLRKGMYLLPSLFTTANIAAGFYALSQAIQGSATEPWHFDWSAKAIGFAILFDGLDGRIARMTNTTSDFGKQLDSLADVITFGVAPAMLAWLWGFRMLPAMAQPDLRVRLVQIGVIACFMFLMAGASRLARFNIQLNPQPSNPGRPGRKYFVGMPIPAGAGAIAAAVHFWNGVPLDTWWWAAVWTAFVVALSFLMVSTWRFYSFKDIDLRARHPFYRILLIGLLIGGIWYFSTFVLFFLALTYMLSGVFARLAYVLRRRQAAPAAYEEASEMR
- a CDS encoding Asd/ArgC dimerization domain-containing protein encodes the protein MAVPKPKSGPPRADDMARWDALRRVAIVGAATLKGKELKDVLEERKFPAMDVRLLDDDESLGQLDAVGDEATFIQSVQPEQFEHVDFTFFASEAPFTASHWKMARDAGSVVIDMSYALEDEPGAAIRSPWVERELGRTAHANSNIVLVAHPASIVLAMLLARAQKAAALKSAVSVIFEPASEQGRRGMDELHQQTVNLLSFQELPKAVFDAQVAFNLLGRYGSESARSLESVEKRVLRHLAEITRGESSGQPARLPVPSLMLLQGPTFHSHALSVYIELENAVSAGDFAQALAGEHVRLARLSEDAPTNVAAAGQNDILVAVRRDPQRAAGWWLWAAADNLKISALTAAECAETSTAPPPKTRIQ